A window of Chryseobacterium shandongense genomic DNA:
TGTGCTTTCCTTTAAGATGGGTATCTGAAATTTCTGATGTTTTAAGATTGAGCCCGGGTTGCAATGCATTCACAAGAGTAGATTTACCGCAACCTGAATGTCCAAAGAATACAGAAGTTTTATCCTGTAATAATTGCTGAAGCTGATCAAGATTCAATCTGGAATAAGATGAGATTTCAAGAGTTTCATAGCCAATTTCGTTGTAAAGGAATTCTATATCTTTTACAATTTCAATTTCTTCTTCATGAAGAACATCAATTTTATTGAATAAAATAAGCGGAGTAATATTATACGCTTCACAACATGCCAAAAACCTGTCCAAAAAACCCAAAGAGGTTTCGGGGTGTTTTAAAGTAAAAATAAAGCATGCGAGATCAATATTAGAAGCAATGATATGGGCTTCTTTTGAAAGGTTTACAGATTTCCTGATCAGATAATTTCTGCGGGATTCTATTTTGGTGATCCACGCAATATCATCCTGTTCCAGTTGAAATTCAACAAAATCTCCTACAGCAAGCGGATTGGTGAGCCTGGTTTTTATAAGCTTAAATTTACCGCGGATTCTTGCCTCAAAGATTCTGCCGGTTTCCATTTCCAGAACCTGATACCAGCTTCCTGTAGATTTAATGATTTTTCCTTTCATATAGTAACTTACTGCAAATATAAGAAAATAGGGCTAAGAATTCAGGCTAATGTTTTTGTTACATTCCTGAAATCTTAACCCTCTTGAATCACGTTAATATTTACGACTATCTGTTGATCATGATACTATTTTGTACTTCTATTGATTCTTCATGAATCATTTTAAATATCTTTTCGATAAATTCTTTAGACATGCCTGTTTCAACCGCTTTTTGTGTTGCGTATTCCGTAATTACTTTCCAGCGTTCCGGTTGAAATATGGCGATATCATTCTCTTTTTTTAGTTTTCCTATCTTTTCCGAGATTTTCATCCGCTGTGATAGCAATTCGATGAGTTGAAAATCGATATCAGAGATCAATGTCCTGTGTCTTCCCATATCCCCTTCAAAACCTGCAAGATCTGCACTTCTGACTTTAAGGTTACTGATAAGTTCTGCCAAAACTTCCGGTGTAATCTGCTGAGCGGCATCACTCCATGCTTCGTCAGGATTAGCATGAGTTTCAATAATGGCTCCCTGATATCCCACGTTAAGTGCTTCCTGGGTAATATCTGCCAAACCGGTTCTGT
This region includes:
- the rsgA gene encoding ribosome small subunit-dependent GTPase A — protein: MKGKIIKSTGSWYQVLEMETGRIFEARIRGKFKLIKTRLTNPLAVGDFVEFQLEQDDIAWITKIESRRNYLIRKSVNLSKEAHIIASNIDLACFIFTLKHPETSLGFLDRFLACCEAYNITPLILFNKIDVLHEEEIEIVKDIEFLYNEIGYETLEISSYSRLNLDQLQQLLQDKTSVFFGHSGCGKSTLVNALQPGLNLKTSEISDTHLKGKHTTTFAQMHFWDFGGNVIDTPGVREFAMIDIEKEEVQHYFPEIFKKREECKFHNCLHINEPKCAVIASLETGEIQNSRYATYIKLMEEAEESVQK